The Rhinopithecus roxellana isolate Shanxi Qingling chromosome 13, ASM756505v1, whole genome shotgun sequence genome contains a region encoding:
- the LOC115892949 gene encoding 40S ribosomal protein S6, giving the protein MKLNISFPATGCQKLIEVDDERKLRTFYEKRMATEVAADALGEEWKGYVVRISGGNDKQGFPMKQGVLTHGRVRLLLSKGHSCYRPRRTGERKRKSVRGCIVDANLSVLNLVIVKKGEKDIPGLTDTTVPRRLGPKRASRIRKLFNLSKEDDVRQYVVRKPLNKEGKKPRTKAPKIQRLVTPRVLQHKRRRIALKKQRTKKNKEEAAEYAKLLAKRMKEAKEKRQEQIAKRRRLSSLRASTSKSESSQK; this is encoded by the coding sequence ATGAAGCTGAACATCTCCTTCCCAGCCACTGGCTGCCAGAAACTCATTGAAGTGGACGATGAACGCAAACTTCGTACTTTTTATGAGAAGCGTATGGCCACAGAAGTTGCTGCTGACGCTCTGGGTGAAGAATGGAAGGGTTATGTGGTCCGAATCAGTGGTGGGAACGACAAACAAGGTTTCCCCATGAAGCAGGGTGTCTTGACCCATGGCCGTGTCCGCCTGCTGCTGAGTAAGGGGCATTCCTGTTACAGACCAAGGAGAacgggagaaagaaagagaaaatcagttCGTGGTTGCATTGTGGATGCCAATCTGAGCGTTCTCAACTTGGTTATtgtaaaaaaaggagagaaggataTTCCTGGACTGACTGATACTACAGTGCCTCGCCGCCTGGGCCCCAAAAGAGCTAGCAGAATCCGCAAACTTTTCAATCTCTCTAAAGAAGATGACGTCCGCCAGTATGTTGTGAGAAAGCCCTTAAACAAAGAAGGTAAGAAACCTAGGACCAAAGCACCCAAGATTCAGCGTCTTGTTACTCCACGTGTCTTGCAGCACAAACGGCGGCGTATTGCTCTGAAGAAGCAGCGTActaagaaaaacaaggaagaggCTGCAGAATATGCTAAACTTTTGGCCAAAAGAATGAAGGAGGCTAAGGAGAAGCGCCAGGAACAAATTGCGAAGAGACGCAGACTTTCCTCTCTGCGAGCTTCTACTTCTAAGTCTGAATCCAGTCAGAAATAA